In Nitrospiraceae bacterium, the following are encoded in one genomic region:
- a CDS encoding peptide chain release factor 3, whose amino-acid sequence MTTLQLKQEIRTEANKRRTFAIISHPDAGKTTLTEKLLLYSGLVRTAGMVGGRKNRKMATSDWMEMEQERGISITASAMQFPYKQAVINVLDTPGHQDFCEDTYRTLTAADSAIMVIDAAKGVETQTRKLFEVCRLRRIPVLTFINKMDLPGRAPLDLMSEVEEVLGIHASPINWPIGSGQDFLGVVNRQTRKVLLYTKTAAGGAAKPDLMELSLDDPSVKDRMAGYIWDGLMHDLELLDIAGNPFSKDDFQNGKVTPVFFGSAMTNFGVEAFFDAFVDLAPSAHGRLADAPDGRELMIDPVDTPFSAYVFKLQANMNPRHRDSTAFLRVCSGRFERDVVVKHHRTNTDVRLSRPHSMVAKERNTVDVAYPGDVIGIINPGIFQIGDTISVADGFNYKPLPQFQPEVFARVRPTDTGMRKSFDKGIEQLAREGTIQILRSLDGLEFFVAAVGKLQFDVLEFRLQSEYRVKVVVDV is encoded by the coding sequence ATGACCACACTTCAACTCAAACAAGAAATTCGTACCGAGGCGAACAAGCGTCGGACCTTTGCCATCATCAGCCATCCGGACGCCGGTAAAACCACGTTGACCGAAAAGCTCCTGCTTTACTCAGGGCTGGTCCGCACCGCCGGTATGGTCGGGGGGCGAAAAAACCGGAAAATGGCCACCTCGGATTGGATGGAAATGGAGCAGGAGCGCGGCATCTCCATTACCGCCTCGGCGATGCAATTTCCTTATAAACAGGCTGTGATCAATGTATTGGATACGCCTGGCCATCAGGATTTTTGCGAGGATACCTACCGGACACTCACCGCGGCCGATAGCGCGATCATGGTGATTGACGCGGCGAAGGGTGTTGAAACGCAAACACGCAAACTGTTTGAGGTCTGCCGTCTTCGGCGGATTCCTGTGTTGACTTTCATCAATAAGATGGATTTGCCGGGACGGGCTCCGCTGGATCTTATGTCGGAAGTGGAAGAGGTATTGGGGATTCATGCCAGTCCCATCAATTGGCCCATCGGGTCCGGACAGGACTTTCTTGGTGTGGTGAATCGGCAAACCCGAAAGGTGTTGCTCTATACCAAAACGGCTGCAGGAGGGGCGGCGAAACCGGACCTCATGGAACTCTCATTGGACGATCCCTCGGTGAAAGACCGTATGGCGGGGTATATCTGGGATGGATTGATGCATGATTTGGAATTACTGGATATCGCCGGAAACCCCTTCTCGAAGGATGATTTTCAAAATGGAAAAGTCACGCCCGTCTTCTTCGGATCTGCCATGACCAATTTTGGTGTGGAAGCATTCTTCGATGCGTTTGTGGACCTGGCGCCTTCCGCTCACGGTCGCTTAGCCGATGCCCCGGATGGCCGTGAATTGATGATCGATCCGGTGGATACACCATTCAGCGCGTATGTCTTTAAACTCCAGGCCAATATGAATCCGCGCCATCGCGACAGCACGGCCTTTTTACGCGTCTGCTCAGGGAGATTCGAGCGGGATGTGGTGGTCAAACATCATCGGACCAACACGGATGTGCGGCTTTCACGGCCCCACAGTATGGTGGCGAAGGAACGCAATACGGTCGATGTGGCCTATCCCGGCGATGTCATTGGGATAATCAATCCCGGGATTTTTCAAATCGGTGACACCATTTCAGTGGCGGACGGGTTTAATTATAAACCGCTTCCACAATTTCAACCGGAAGTCTTTGCCCGCGTGCGGCCGACCGATACGGGAATGCGCAAATCGTTCGACAAGGGAATCGAGCAACTCGCCAGGGAAGGGACCAT